The genomic window AAACAGCGTGGCTATTCTGGTCTGGTATTGGGGCAAGACCGCAAAGACGCACGAGGACAGCGGAAAGGGCGGTTTGCTCTTTTCGGCCGATCTGGGCGAAACCGTTTTGACATCGGACTGCAGCTGGAAGCTGAAAGTCCATCCGGCGTACGATCCCAGAAGCAAAGGACTTGGTCGTTCCGCTAATCGCCCTAACGCGATGGATGTAAAATATGATGCGCGCAAGGCCATGGGCGACTGGACTTCCACGGGGTGGAACGCTGTGGATTTTTCGATGGACGAAAGCTGGCAGACCGCCACAGAAAAAGGAAGTGCTGACACGATGCCTTGGGGCAAACTGGTCAAACGGCCGATTCCGCAATGGAACGATCGAGGCCTGGCAGACTATGAATCGCTGCGGATCGGCAAAGAACAGATCACGCTGCCGTATAAAAACGGGGGGGAGACGCCGGTTCGAATTTTTGCAAAACTGCCCTTCAACAAGCAGATGACTCCGTATTTGAAAGTAAAGTGCGGCGGCGGAAAAACGATCAACATCGGAACGGATAATCCGTTCAACTTGATCAACGCGCAGTATACCACGAAGAACGGTGAGCAGACCTTTGAAACCTACTCCTGGATGAATGGGCATGAAGCCAAATATGAGGTTCCGCCGGGTGTGGAAGTGCTGGAGCTGAAGTATCGCTGGACCGGGCTTGGAGAGATTGCCGGCACCTTTGAATGCAGCGACCCGTTTTTTCAGCGCCTCTGGTGGATGGCCGCGAACACGCTCTATATCTGCACGCGCGACTGTTATATGGACTGCCCGGACCGCGAACGCGGCCTATGGATCGGCGATGTGGCCGATCAGACCGGTGCCGTGTTTTACACACTGGATGAAGCCGGTCGTTTGTTGCTCAAAAAGGGCATCGACAACACCATTGCCTATCAGGATAGCGATGTTATCCAGGGACTTGCTCCGGGGTTTGGTGAATACCGCGGTAAGAGCAGCGAGCTGACCGTCCAGAGTAATCAGTACATTGCCCAAGGCATTTGGCGCTACTATTTCAACACCGGCGACAAAGCGACGCTGGCCAATGCCTATCCGTCTGTTTTGAAGTATCTGAAACTTTGGGAAATGGAACCCACCGGTCTTCCGCAGATTCGCAATGGATACGCCAGTTGGGTGGATTGGGGAACCAATCCGGATAAGCAACCCGTTGAGATCTGCTGGTATTACATCGCTCTCGACGCTGCCAAAAAGATGGCGCTGGAGTTGGGCGAAACCAGCGATGTGGCATGGTACGACGCGCGCATCAAAAGCATTGAAGACAACTTTGAGAGAACCTATTGGCGCGATGGATATTACGGCACTGCCGGGGCGGTCAAAGATGAACGGGTCAGTGCGCTGGCAGTTCTGAACGGACTGGCCGATGAAAGCAAATATCCAGCCCTGCTCAAAAACGTGCTGACCACCGAATACAATGCCAGTCCGCACATGGAGTGGATGATTGAAGAGGCGATTGTGCTGGCGGGCGATACACCGGCGGCATTGAACCGTATGAAGGAGCGCCATGCGTTTCAGGTGAATGATGTGGCGGTCACGACGCTGTGCGAAAAGTTTGGGGAACGTAAGGGAACCTACAACCATGCATGGAATGCGCCGAACTATGTGCTCTCGCGCTACATCGCCGGTATTTCAGCCACGGAGGTGGCGTGGAAGAAATATCAGGTCATGCCGAATCTGGCGCACATGACCGCCGTGAAGCAGGTGGTTCCAAGCGTTCAGGGCGAGATCGACGTCGACATTAAACGCACGGACAAACTTTACGGCATGAAGCTCAATTCCCCTGAAGGCACGACCGCGGTCGTCGGGATTCCGAAAGCCTCGATCCACCCGAAGGTCATTGAGGTGAACGGTTCCACGGTCTGGAAAAACGGCGCGATTGTCGGCAACATTCCAGGCATCACTTGGAACGGCGAGGACAAGAACTACCTCAAATTCAACGTCGCGCCCGGCAAGTGGACGTTTTCCGCGAAAACGAAATAAACCGATCGGTTTTATGCAGGATCAAAGATGAAGAAGCTGTTGATATTTTGCGTGGTGATGGTTTGTACGGTCATGGGCGTTTCGGCCAATGAAATGCCCGTCGACTGGAAAGCGCAGTGGATTTGGCAGGCGGATGATGGGCCGGCTAATTCGTGGGTGGCTTTTCGTAAAGACCTGAGAATCGTCAAGGTGCCGGAAAGGGTGATCGCGAATATTTCGGCGGACAGTAAATACTGGATGTGGATCAACGGCGAGCTGGCGGTTTTTGAAGGGAGCGTGGCGCGCGGTCCGCGTCCTGCCAAACCCTGGAAACGGAAAAAAGAGATGTGGCTGGATCCACCGGAAACCAAGCCTTCCAACTCTTGGTATGAAGAAGTGGATATCACCGCATACCTCAAGCCCGGCGAAAATACCATTGCGGTGTTGGTGTGGTATTGGGGTCGTGAAACGCACAAGGGCACGCATGTCGACAGCGGCAAAGGCGGTTTTGTTTTTCAGGCTGATTTTAACGGAAAGAAACTGATTTCGGATAAAAGCTGGAAGGTCAAAGCGGATTCCGCCTATGCGCTGGACAGCGGCGAAACCGGGGAAGCTATTGTGCAGTACAACGTCAAATATGATGCGCGCAAGGAGATGGGCGACTGGACTGCGCCAAGCTTTCCGGATGGTGATTGGAAGGCCGCAACGGAGAAAGGGATTCCGCCGGTGGCACCTTGGTATAATCTGGAAAAAAACTATGTTCCGGCGTTGGTGAACCATGGCCTTAAAGATTACGAAAACTATCCGGAGTCCAAATTCCCCTTTGTCAGCAAGGGGGAAACAATTACCTGTGAACTGCCGTTCAACAAACAGATTACCCCGTATTTGGAAGTGGAATGCGATGCGGGACTTGAAATTAAGATCACCACCGACAATCGGTTAAACAAGATTAGCGCATTCCATACCACGAAGAAAGGGAAGCAGTCCTTCGAGAGCTTCGCCTGGATGAACGGCCATAAAATTACCTATGAAATTCCGGCCGGTGTGAAGGTGCTCGGTCTGAAGTATCGCTGGATGAGTGTGGGTGATATTAATGCCGGTTCATTCACCTGCAGCGATCCGTTCTATGAACGCCTCTGGTGGATGGGACGCAATACCCTGTTTGTCTGCGCCCGCGATAATTTTATGGATTGTCCCGACCGCGAGCGCGCCTGCTGGATCGGCGATGTGGCGGACCAGGCCAGCTATCTCTTTTACTGCATGGACGACGCCGGCCGGAAGCTGTTGAAAAAGGCGATTCGAATCACGATGGCCTACAGCGATGCCGGTGTTTATGGCGCGCTCGGTCCGCTGCGCCTGCGCGAACTGCCGACTCAAAGCCTGCAATTTGTCGATCAGGGCGTTTGGCAATATTACCTGAACACGGGCGATGAAGAGACACTACGCTATGCGTATCCCTTTGTGCGCGATTACCTGAATCTCTGGACCATGGGGGCCGATGGTTTGCCGAATCGGGATAAACGATCCATGGATTCGTGGAACTGGAGCGACTGGGGCGAAAAAGAAACCGTCGATGATAAGGTGATTTTGGACGCGCTCTACTATTTTGCGCTCACCAGTGCGAAGAAGATTGCACTGGAGCTGGGCGAAAATCAGGATATCGCTTGGTTTGACGAGCGTATCCAGACCTTGGGAATGGCCTTTGATGCAACATACTGGAAGGGGAAATATTACAGTAGCAATCCCAAGAAATTCCAGGACGACCGCGCCAATGCGCTGGCCATTCTTTCCGGGCTGGCCCGTCCGCATAAATATGCGGCCATCGTCGAAAACGTGCTGATTCCGAATCAGTTTTGCAGCCCGCATTTTGAATGGATGGTGGAAGAGGCCATGTGCTATGCCGGTTATTATGCCGATGCCCTCAAGCGCATGAAAGACCGGTATCAGCTACAGGTCGATCGCACATGGCTGAGTACGCTCTATGAAATGTTTCCGCAGGGAGGATCCTATAACCATGCGTGGAATGCTCCGAATGCCATTTTGGCCAAGCATGTCGCTGGAATTTTACCAACCCAACCCGCTTGGAGTGAATATCAGATTATGCCGAACCTGGAGCATATCACTTCCGTTAAACAGGTGGTTCCAAGCGTGAAGGGCGATATTGTCGTCGAGATCAACGCTGCGGACAAATGTTACGGCGTGAAACTGGTTTCTCCGAAAGGTGCCACCGCGATAGTCGGGATTCCGAAGGCATCGATTACCCCGACATTCATCGGGGTCAATGGTTCCATGGTTTGGAAAAACGGCACCTTTGTCGGCGGCGTTGAGGGCGTTGCGTGGAAGGGTGAAGACGAGAAATATCTAAAACTGGAAGTCGCTCCGGGCTTCTGGAAAATTTACGCGGAGGCGAAGTAATGCGTATGATAACGAAACATTCCATCTTGCTTGGTTTATGGGTGTCGATTGCCGCAGTGCAGGGAAAAACGCCCAATGTGGTGTTTATTCTAGCGGATGATTTGGGCA from Pontiella desulfatans includes these protein-coding regions:
- a CDS encoding alpha-L-rhamnosidase-related protein, which translates into the protein MKKLLIFCVVMVCTVMGVSANEMPVDWKAQWIWQADDGPANSWVAFRKDLRIVKVPERVIANISADSKYWMWINGELAVFEGSVARGPRPAKPWKRKKEMWLDPPETKPSNSWYEEVDITAYLKPGENTIAVLVWYWGRETHKGTHVDSGKGGFVFQADFNGKKLISDKSWKVKADSAYALDSGETGEAIVQYNVKYDARKEMGDWTAPSFPDGDWKAATEKGIPPVAPWYNLEKNYVPALVNHGLKDYENYPESKFPFVSKGETITCELPFNKQITPYLEVECDAGLEIKITTDNRLNKISAFHTTKKGKQSFESFAWMNGHKITYEIPAGVKVLGLKYRWMSVGDINAGSFTCSDPFYERLWWMGRNTLFVCARDNFMDCPDRERACWIGDVADQASYLFYCMDDAGRKLLKKAIRITMAYSDAGVYGALGPLRLRELPTQSLQFVDQGVWQYYLNTGDEETLRYAYPFVRDYLNLWTMGADGLPNRDKRSMDSWNWSDWGEKETVDDKVILDALYYFALTSAKKIALELGENQDIAWFDERIQTLGMAFDATYWKGKYYSSNPKKFQDDRANALAILSGLARPHKYAAIVENVLIPNQFCSPHFEWMVEEAMCYAGYYADALKRMKDRYQLQVDRTWLSTLYEMFPQGGSYNHAWNAPNAILAKHVAGILPTQPAWSEYQIMPNLEHITSVKQVVPSVKGDIVVEINAADKCYGVKLVSPKGATAIVGIPKASITPTFIGVNGSMVWKNGTFVGGVEGVAWKGEDEKYLKLEVAPGFWKIYAEAK
- a CDS encoding alpha-L-rhamnosidase-related protein, whose translation is MVRKILFLCVSTLLCVMGVLAVTATFDDKTRWIWQAEDGPANTWVAFRKEFDLKKVPETVLANISTDTKYWLWINGEMVLFEGGLARGPHRDGIYYDEVDIQRFLKLGKNSVAILVWYWGKTAKTHEDSGKGGLLFSADLGETVLTSDCSWKLKVHPAYDPRSKGLGRSANRPNAMDVKYDARKAMGDWTSTGWNAVDFSMDESWQTATEKGSADTMPWGKLVKRPIPQWNDRGLADYESLRIGKEQITLPYKNGGETPVRIFAKLPFNKQMTPYLKVKCGGGKTINIGTDNPFNLINAQYTTKNGEQTFETYSWMNGHEAKYEVPPGVEVLELKYRWTGLGEIAGTFECSDPFFQRLWWMAANTLYICTRDCYMDCPDRERGLWIGDVADQTGAVFYTLDEAGRLLLKKGIDNTIAYQDSDVIQGLAPGFGEYRGKSSELTVQSNQYIAQGIWRYYFNTGDKATLANAYPSVLKYLKLWEMEPTGLPQIRNGYASWVDWGTNPDKQPVEICWYYIALDAAKKMALELGETSDVAWYDARIKSIEDNFERTYWRDGYYGTAGAVKDERVSALAVLNGLADESKYPALLKNVLTTEYNASPHMEWMIEEAIVLAGDTPAALNRMKERHAFQVNDVAVTTLCEKFGERKGTYNHAWNAPNYVLSRYIAGISATEVAWKKYQVMPNLAHMTAVKQVVPSVQGEIDVDIKRTDKLYGMKLNSPEGTTAVVGIPKASIHPKVIEVNGSTVWKNGAIVGNIPGITWNGEDKNYLKFNVAPGKWTFSAKTK